A stretch of Paenibacillus mucilaginosus 3016 DNA encodes these proteins:
- a CDS encoding YveK family protein, whose translation MELSELISIILRRIWILLIAVLVCVGAAAYVSYFHMEKEYEASASMYVLKSNKTPSNNLYQELLAGSSLVKDYKELIKSKTVLKQVKDQLERSHTWAAQMTVEELSQKLEISNKNDTHILVAAAKDASPERAAVIANQVAVVFIEYSRQITVDESVQLIDAAEAADAPSQPKPLINMAVAAVVGVLVGLLAIFLQVQSQRSTTARRGKKPLEFS comes from the coding sequence ATGGAACTGTCCGAATTGATTAGTATCATCCTCAGAAGAATATGGATCCTGTTGATCGCCGTATTGGTCTGCGTGGGTGCCGCCGCATACGTCAGTTATTTTCATATGGAGAAAGAGTACGAGGCTTCGGCATCGATGTACGTGCTGAAGTCGAACAAAACCCCGTCGAACAATCTCTATCAAGAGCTGCTCGCGGGCTCGAGCCTTGTTAAGGATTACAAGGAACTGATTAAATCCAAGACGGTCCTGAAGCAGGTGAAAGATCAGCTGGAACGCAGCCATACCTGGGCGGCACAGATGACGGTGGAAGAGCTCAGCCAGAAGCTTGAGATCTCGAACAAAAACGACACCCATATTCTTGTCGCTGCGGCAAAGGACGCCAGTCCTGAGCGTGCCGCCGTCATTGCCAATCAGGTAGCGGTGGTGTTCATCGAATATTCGCGGCAGATTACCGTGGACGAGAGCGTACAGCTCATCGATGCGGCGGAAGCGGCCGATGCGCCATCCCAGCCGAAGCCATTGATCAATATGGCGGTTGCCGCTGTAGTGGGAGTGCTCGTGGGCCTGCTGGCCATCTTCCTGCAGGTTCAATCGCAGAGAAGCACAACGGCCAGAAGGGGCAAGAAGCCTCTCGAATTCAGCTGA
- the asnB gene encoding asparagine synthase (glutamine-hydrolyzing) has translation MCGIAGFCTSDANQARPEILQAMIEEIHHRGPDNHGIRFYPGDRQEVIGLGHKRLSIIDLSDNGKQPMASVSGNTSIVFNGEIYNYHTIRRELEAEGWTFRTGTDTEVILNLYEKYGEGCLRHLNGMFAFAIYDHRKKQLFIARDRFGVRPLYYSLRGGKGLAFASELKALWKFPGVKKEVRFGALYQYARKRYVDHPDTIFEGIEKLKPGHYLIYKEGKAELKEYWDIDNFEELPLSFDDAVEELDALLLDSIRLRMISDVPVGAFLSGGLDSSLIVAMMAKYSALPIKTYSVGFEDERYSELGFARQVAERFGTDHTELKVSASDFAQHLYQAVTYRDAPLSESADVPMYMLSRMAKKDVSVILTGEGSDELFAGYPKYAYDRFAKAPWFRGLLKNPLAAAAINALPYSARKAKLAYHTLCIDDDRQRYDRWFSSIGEEAARTLFTREFQEQYLGSREERQPSVLKGTTNMNRMQYQDVKYWLSDNLLERGDRMVMAASVEGRLPFLDYRVGEFAFRLPEHYRIRGMERKYIVKKLAERYLPKELIYRKKIGFYVPVGDWFRNELKDFVGEHLLSDTFRSRGIFEAGKVEEMFSAHSRGTVNYEKELWTLLNLEIWFRACID, from the coding sequence GTGTGTGGTATCGCAGGTTTTTGTACCTCTGATGCGAATCAGGCCCGTCCTGAAATTTTGCAGGCGATGATCGAGGAAATCCATCATCGGGGGCCGGACAATCATGGGATCCGCTTCTATCCAGGTGACCGGCAGGAGGTGATCGGCCTCGGGCATAAGAGGCTGAGCATCATTGATCTCAGCGACAATGGTAAACAGCCCATGGCTTCGGTCAGCGGGAATACGTCGATTGTTTTTAACGGAGAGATCTATAATTACCACACTATAAGGCGCGAGCTGGAAGCGGAAGGCTGGACCTTTCGGACGGGAACCGATACGGAAGTCATCCTGAACTTGTATGAAAAGTATGGTGAAGGCTGCCTCCGGCATCTCAACGGCATGTTCGCCTTTGCAATATACGATCACCGGAAGAAACAACTGTTCATCGCCAGAGACCGTTTTGGGGTCAGACCCCTGTATTATTCGCTGCGGGGGGGGAAGGGGCTGGCGTTCGCATCCGAACTCAAGGCTCTGTGGAAATTCCCGGGCGTAAAGAAAGAAGTGCGGTTCGGGGCGCTCTACCAATATGCCCGGAAGCGCTACGTGGATCATCCGGACACGATCTTTGAGGGCATTGAGAAGCTGAAGCCGGGCCACTACCTGATCTATAAGGAAGGCAAGGCGGAGCTCAAGGAGTACTGGGATATCGACAATTTCGAAGAGCTTCCCCTGTCGTTCGATGATGCCGTAGAGGAGCTTGATGCGCTCCTGCTGGATTCGATCCGGCTTCGGATGATCAGCGACGTACCGGTAGGAGCCTTCCTGAGCGGCGGTCTCGATTCGAGTCTGATTGTGGCCATGATGGCGAAGTACAGCGCGCTGCCGATCAAGACTTACTCCGTCGGGTTCGAAGACGAAAGGTACAGCGAACTGGGCTTTGCCCGGCAAGTGGCGGAGCGCTTCGGAACCGATCATACGGAGCTCAAGGTGAGCGCGTCCGACTTCGCACAGCACCTGTATCAGGCGGTAACTTACAGGGATGCGCCGCTTTCCGAGTCGGCGGATGTACCGATGTATATGCTGTCCCGGATGGCCAAGAAGGATGTCAGCGTCATCCTGACCGGGGAAGGGAGCGACGAGCTGTTCGCCGGTTATCCGAAGTATGCCTATGACCGGTTTGCCAAGGCTCCGTGGTTCCGCGGTCTGCTCAAGAATCCGCTCGCAGCCGCGGCGATCAACGCGCTTCCCTATTCTGCACGCAAAGCCAAGCTCGCTTACCATACCTTATGCATTGACGATGACCGGCAGCGTTACGACCGCTGGTTCTCCTCCATCGGGGAAGAGGCGGCACGCACGCTGTTCACCCGGGAGTTCCAGGAACAGTACCTCGGAAGCAGGGAAGAGCGGCAGCCTTCCGTGCTCAAGGGAACAACCAACATGAACCGGATGCAGTATCAGGATGTGAAGTACTGGCTTTCGGACAACCTGCTCGAGAGAGGCGACCGGATGGTGATGGCCGCCTCGGTGGAAGGACGTCTTCCTTTCCTCGATTACCGTGTGGGAGAGTTCGCTTTCCGTCTGCCGGAGCACTACCGGATTCGGGGCATGGAGCGCAAGTACATCGTCAAGAAGCTTGCGGAGCGGTATTTGCCGAAGGAGCTCATTTACCGCAAGAAGATTGGCTTCTACGTACCGGTAGGGGATTGGTTCCGAAACGAGCTCAAGGACTTCGTAGGCGAGCATCTCCTGTCGGATACCTTCCGCAGCAGAGGGATCTTCGAGGCCGGGAAAGTGGAGGAGATGTTCTCCGCCCACAGCCGCGGTACGGTCAACTATGAGAAAGAGCTGTGGACGCTGCTGAATTTGGAAATATGGTTTCGGGCTTGTATAGACTAG
- a CDS encoding glycosyltransferase family 4 protein, whose amino-acid sequence MKIMTVANAKTVKGGITSVVNSLIEGITAAHPGCTMARHASYIDSVHPLLRIIYSLWAMLLLLFKLPFYKIYHLHSAADGSFYRKALYTFLLRLFGKKVIFHIHGSSFQEFHDRSRFNAWLIRRTLNRSNGIIVLSEQMKGLVLTYCGNEKIWILPNPIQVPAAWNAAGEGEDRPVQLLFMGEIGPRKGIYDLVEALSRLDQSARQRTLLHVCGNHEIEKLKRLIEEKQLTDTCIVHGWIDGETKAAMLKNADVYILPSYQEGLPVSILEAMAYELPIISTNVGGIPEVVLNNENGFVITPGDVEALGRAVTRLTEDAELRRRFGQKSRSLVAPHDLGLVVGNLHQIYKSVASG is encoded by the coding sequence ATGAAAATCATGACAGTAGCCAATGCCAAAACAGTGAAAGGTGGGATCACCTCTGTTGTTAATTCGTTAATCGAAGGGATCACCGCGGCGCATCCCGGTTGTACGATGGCCCGGCACGCTTCCTATATCGATTCCGTCCATCCGCTTCTCAGGATCATATATTCGCTGTGGGCGATGCTTCTGCTGCTGTTCAAACTTCCATTCTATAAGATCTACCATCTTCACTCCGCAGCGGACGGCAGCTTTTATCGTAAAGCCCTATATACCTTTCTGCTGAGGCTGTTCGGCAAAAAAGTCATCTTTCATATTCACGGGTCGAGTTTCCAGGAATTCCATGACCGGAGCCGGTTTAATGCATGGCTGATCCGCCGGACATTGAACCGCTCGAATGGAATTATCGTGCTGTCCGAGCAGATGAAAGGGCTGGTCCTGACGTACTGCGGCAACGAGAAGATCTGGATTCTGCCGAACCCCATCCAGGTTCCTGCGGCATGGAACGCGGCCGGTGAAGGGGAGGACAGGCCGGTGCAGCTGCTGTTCATGGGAGAGATCGGGCCGAGAAAAGGGATTTACGATCTGGTGGAGGCGCTGTCCCGCCTGGATCAATCTGCAAGGCAGCGAACGCTGCTGCACGTATGCGGCAATCATGAGATCGAGAAGCTGAAGAGGCTTATAGAAGAGAAGCAGTTGACGGATACCTGCATTGTCCACGGTTGGATCGACGGCGAGACGAAAGCGGCCATGCTGAAGAATGCCGATGTCTATATTCTTCCTTCCTATCAGGAGGGGCTGCCGGTATCGATTCTGGAAGCGATGGCCTATGAACTGCCGATTATCAGTACGAATGTGGGAGGCATCCCGGAAGTTGTTCTTAATAACGAAAATGGCTTTGTCATTACCCCGGGGGATGTGGAGGCTTTGGGCCGCGCGGTAACCCGGTTGACGGAGGACGCCGAGCTTCGCCGCCGGTTCGGACAGAAGAGCCGTTCGCTTGTAGCTCCCCATGATTTGGGGCTGGTTGTAGGAAATCTTCATCAAATTTATAAATCGGTGGCATCCGGGTAG
- the thyA gene encoding thymidylate synthase: MKAYLELLEDILEHGVSKEDRTGTGTLSVFGRQLRFNLAEGFPLLTTKKMHIKSILHELLWFLSGDTNINYLKENGVTIWDEWADENGDLGPVYGSQWRSWPAPDGRSIDQISAVVEALKKNPDSRRHLVSAWNPAEVDQMALPPCHYAFQFYVAGGKLSCMFQMRSVDTFLGLPFNIASYAFLTHMVAQQCDLEVGELIWTGGDVHIYSNHLEQVKLQLTREPYPQPQLVIKRKPDSILGYRYEDFEITGYQSHPAIKAPIAV; this comes from the coding sequence ATGAAAGCTTATTTGGAACTGCTCGAAGATATATTGGAACATGGTGTGAGTAAGGAGGACCGTACCGGTACGGGAACGCTGTCCGTCTTTGGCAGACAGCTCCGCTTCAATCTGGCCGAGGGCTTTCCGCTGCTGACCACCAAGAAAATGCATATCAAGTCGATCCTGCACGAGCTCTTGTGGTTCTTAAGCGGAGATACGAATATCAACTATCTCAAGGAAAACGGAGTAACGATCTGGGACGAGTGGGCGGATGAGAACGGCGACCTCGGACCGGTCTACGGCTCCCAGTGGCGTTCGTGGCCAGCACCGGATGGCCGCAGCATCGACCAGATTAGCGCGGTTGTGGAGGCGCTGAAGAAGAATCCGGATTCGCGCCGCCATCTGGTGAGTGCCTGGAACCCCGCCGAAGTGGATCAGATGGCGCTGCCGCCGTGCCATTATGCCTTCCAGTTCTATGTGGCCGGCGGCAAGCTCTCCTGCATGTTCCAGATGCGTTCGGTCGACACGTTCCTGGGCCTGCCATTCAATATCGCGAGCTACGCCTTCCTGACGCATATGGTAGCCCAGCAGTGCGACCTCGAGGTCGGCGAGCTGATCTGGACCGGAGGCGACGTGCATATCTATTCCAACCACCTCGAGCAGGTGAAGCTGCAGCTGACCCGTGAACCGTATCCGCAGCCGCAGCTCGTTATCAAGCGCAAGCCGGACTCCATTCTTGGCTACCGCTATGAAGATTTTGAGATTACCGGATACCAGAGCCACCCGGCCATCAAGGCGCCGATTGCGGTTTAA
- a CDS encoding AraC family transcriptional regulator produces MNSTMPVMDIFNELSEFITLRMKSCKELTHDRDWHEHKAHSDYDLWFIQSGTVQIHIGETEHTANPGDVVFFYPGVPYRAASTDKGCRFIYAHFDFGMGTQQRILNDFRLSGIITRELIQDEAILFDNSFRQVERFGGTSGNRLHLKACMTALIAKIIELYGKGHYHGTFPKERMPGHSQGKLDLLQPVFQYIHNHLHQSIRMSELASLVGISEKYFISYFKKALGLTPGQYIYQIKMNRARDYLYEKKYTVHQIAGFLGYPDPFTFSKAFKKYYDVPPSKFV; encoded by the coding sequence ATGAATTCAACCATGCCGGTCATGGACATTTTTAATGAATTGTCAGAGTTCATAACCCTTCGAATGAAATCCTGCAAAGAGCTTACTCACGACAGGGATTGGCATGAACATAAAGCACATTCGGACTATGATCTCTGGTTCATTCAATCGGGTACCGTCCAAATTCATATCGGTGAAACCGAGCATACGGCAAACCCTGGAGATGTCGTCTTCTTTTATCCGGGGGTTCCCTATCGGGCAGCATCCACGGATAAGGGCTGCCGGTTCATTTATGCTCATTTTGATTTTGGGATGGGAACGCAGCAGCGAATATTGAACGATTTTCGGCTGTCGGGCATCATAACGAGGGAGCTGATCCAGGACGAAGCCATCCTGTTCGATAACTCGTTCAGACAAGTAGAGCGCTTTGGCGGTACCTCCGGCAACCGGTTACACCTCAAGGCCTGCATGACCGCCCTTATTGCCAAAATCATTGAACTCTATGGGAAAGGGCACTATCACGGCACCTTTCCGAAGGAAAGAATGCCAGGACATTCCCAAGGGAAACTCGATCTTCTGCAGCCGGTGTTCCAATACATCCATAACCATCTGCATCAATCGATTCGAATGAGCGAGCTTGCCTCGCTGGTCGGCATATCCGAAAAGTATTTTATCTCTTATTTCAAAAAGGCCCTGGGCCTTACTCCAGGGCAGTACATTTACCAGATTAAAATGAACCGGGCGAGAGATTATCTGTACGAAAAAAAGTATACGGTCCACCAAATTGCCGGCTTTCTCGGATATCCCGACCCCTTCACCTTTTCCAAGGCCTTTAAAAAGTATTATGACGTCCCCCCGTCCAAGTTCGTGTAA
- the pssE gene encoding PssE/Cps14G family polysaccharide biosynthesis glycosyltransferase, with protein sequence MILVSLGTQDFPFNRLLEKIDELIEKKVIQEEVIAQTGYSSYVPRHFKYTKFTTFDEFEDLLDQCRILITHGGTGTIVGGLRKKKRIIAVPRLKKYAEHVDDHQTEIINLFSDKNFIIGLEDVSGLEQALRAIETFEPIDYVSGNQKIVSLIDNFLGRTVRN encoded by the coding sequence TTGATACTGGTCTCGCTTGGTACTCAGGACTTTCCGTTCAACCGTCTGCTCGAGAAGATCGATGAACTGATCGAGAAAAAAGTGATTCAGGAAGAAGTCATCGCCCAGACCGGCTATTCAAGCTATGTGCCGCGGCATTTCAAGTATACGAAATTCACGACGTTCGACGAGTTTGAAGACCTGCTGGACCAGTGCCGCATCCTCATCACGCATGGGGGAACGGGCACGATCGTCGGCGGGCTCAGGAAGAAGAAACGGATCATTGCGGTTCCCCGCCTGAAGAAATACGCGGAACATGTGGATGATCATCAGACCGAGATTATCAATCTGTTCTCAGATAAGAACTTCATTATCGGTCTGGAGGATGTGAGCGGACTGGAGCAGGCGCTCCGGGCGATCGAGACCTTCGAACCGATAGACTACGTCAGCGGCAACCAGAAGATCGTCAGCCTGATCGATAACTTCCTCGGCCGGACAGTGCGTAATTAA
- a CDS encoding copper amine oxidase N-terminal domain-containing protein: MKRKMLGIWAGLLLFAAPVHAREEAPVVRVFVDGEQVIFEHPPILEQGTTLVPFRAISEKLGFEVAYRVENGEQSVTAVKGGETVTMYIGNRIANSAEGRVLLEQAPRIEHDLAYVPLRFLAEAMHVEVEWDGEQTAVRLHTQAPADGGAPPEEKAADPEPEAAGA, encoded by the coding sequence ATGAAGAGAAAGATGCTGGGTATATGGGCAGGGCTGCTGCTGTTCGCAGCACCGGTCCATGCCCGGGAGGAGGCGCCTGTTGTGCGCGTCTTCGTGGACGGCGAGCAGGTGATCTTCGAGCACCCGCCGATCCTGGAGCAGGGAACCACCCTTGTCCCTTTCCGGGCGATCAGCGAGAAGCTGGGCTTCGAGGTGGCCTACCGCGTCGAGAACGGCGAGCAGTCGGTGACAGCGGTCAAAGGCGGAGAGACGGTCACGATGTACATCGGCAACCGGATTGCGAACTCCGCCGAAGGGCGCGTACTGCTCGAGCAGGCGCCCCGGATCGAGCACGATCTGGCGTACGTGCCGCTGCGGTTTCTGGCGGAAGCGATGCATGTCGAGGTGGAGTGGGACGGCGAGCAGACGGCCGTGCGGCTCCATACGCAAGCTCCGGCAGACGGGGGAGCCCCGCCGGAGGAGAAGGCGGCGGATCCGGAGCCGGAAGCGGCGGGGGCTTAA
- the pssD gene encoding PssD/Cps14F family polysaccharide biosynthesis glycosyltransferase has protein sequence MKIALACSVGGHFTQMRQLEKMYKRFDHFFITEDTLMTREFAEKERIYFLRLINRKKWNFLYLFLVNLLLSVQVLLKEKPDVIICTGALSSIPFCVIGKMLGIKLIFIESFAKMDTPTMTGKLMYKFADLFIVQWEKMLEHYPKAVYGGSIY, from the coding sequence ATGAAAATTGCTCTGGCCTGCTCGGTAGGCGGACACTTTACTCAAATGAGACAGCTTGAAAAAATGTACAAGCGGTTCGACCACTTCTTCATCACGGAAGACACGCTGATGACACGCGAGTTTGCAGAGAAGGAGCGAATTTACTTTCTCCGGCTCATCAACCGCAAAAAGTGGAATTTCCTTTATCTGTTCCTGGTGAACCTGCTCCTGTCGGTGCAGGTTCTGCTGAAGGAAAAGCCGGACGTGATTATCTGCACCGGTGCGCTGAGCTCCATTCCGTTCTGCGTCATCGGCAAGATGCTCGGGATCAAACTGATCTTCATCGAGAGCTTCGCGAAGATGGACACGCCGACGATGACAGGGAAGCTCATGTACAAGTTCGCCGACTTGTTCATTGTGCAGTGGGAGAAGATGCTGGAACATTATCCAAAAGCTGTGTATGGGGGGAGCATCTATTGA
- a CDS encoding glycoside hydrolase family 4, whose amino-acid sequence MEETRISKPKVVVIGAGSLFFGRQSIWQMVQSPYLNNGTLALVDSDEERLSKMVTLAKMVAKENGVPLQVEGSTNRREVLQGADFVVLSFAKDSVKYRGIDCEVSLQYGIRMCSGDTIGPGGIFRAMRELPVIMECAKDIEEICPDAWVINYINPSTVHGIALSRYAPKLKSFALCDSHHMPHKKAHYAIRAGIIQHPSEFTEEIDRRFDCRIAGVNHFTWLLKAEYDGKDVMSLIAEALRRSAGTENDGGDKGAKALHNDAITYELYDIFGSIPTCTAHTKEYVRYWQGLGKTEDAIPPLSIWETEDRYKRHEEMWRQVDDFISGRIPIADYMKIMGPDHATDIIESMVGNLGKRFFINTLNNGAVTNMNDDAFLELLSEVSLSDGIKPLPVGDMPRGIRGMQELVLDTHELTAEAVVERSFTKLRRAFMTDPLVNSIHDADLIIKELLEREKDIIPSYWYE is encoded by the coding sequence ATGGAAGAGACGAGAATATCGAAGCCGAAGGTCGTAGTCATCGGAGCGGGCAGTTTATTCTTTGGGCGCCAGTCGATTTGGCAGATGGTGCAATCCCCCTATTTGAACAATGGGACCCTTGCCTTGGTAGACTCGGACGAAGAAAGGCTGTCCAAGATGGTCACGCTTGCTAAGATGGTGGCAAAGGAAAACGGCGTGCCGCTTCAGGTGGAAGGCTCGACGAACCGGAGAGAGGTTCTGCAGGGCGCTGATTTCGTCGTGCTCAGTTTCGCCAAGGATTCGGTCAAATATCGGGGCATCGACTGCGAAGTTTCTTTACAATACGGAATTCGCATGTGTTCCGGGGATACGATCGGTCCGGGCGGGATCTTCAGGGCGATGAGAGAGCTGCCGGTCATTATGGAATGCGCCAAGGATATCGAAGAAATTTGTCCGGATGCCTGGGTGATCAACTACATTAATCCCTCCACCGTGCATGGGATCGCCTTAAGCCGATATGCCCCCAAACTCAAATCGTTTGCGCTGTGCGACAGCCATCACATGCCGCATAAGAAAGCACATTACGCGATTCGGGCAGGCATCATTCAGCATCCAAGCGAATTCACCGAAGAGATCGACCGCCGATTCGATTGTCGCATAGCGGGTGTCAATCATTTTACCTGGCTGCTGAAAGCGGAGTATGACGGAAAGGATGTCATGTCTCTGATTGCCGAAGCCTTGCGGAGGTCGGCGGGAACGGAAAATGACGGCGGGGATAAAGGAGCGAAGGCCCTCCATAACGACGCCATCACCTATGAGCTTTATGATATTTTCGGATCGATCCCGACCTGCACGGCCCACACCAAGGAATACGTCCGCTACTGGCAGGGGCTCGGGAAGACGGAGGACGCCATCCCGCCTTTATCGATCTGGGAGACGGAGGACCGCTATAAGCGTCATGAGGAGATGTGGCGGCAGGTGGACGACTTCATCTCCGGCCGAATTCCTATCGCTGACTATATGAAGATCATGGGCCCCGATCATGCGACGGATATCATTGAAAGCATGGTGGGCAATCTGGGCAAACGGTTCTTTATCAATACGCTTAATAACGGTGCGGTAACCAACATGAATGATGACGCCTTCCTGGAGCTGCTAAGTGAAGTCAGCTTATCGGATGGAATCAAGCCGCTTCCTGTGGGCGACATGCCGAGGGGCATTCGGGGGATGCAGGAACTGGTACTGGACACGCACGAATTAACGGCCGAGGCGGTGGTGGAGCGCAGCTTTACGAAGTTGAGACGAGCGTTCATGACCGACCCGCTGGTGAATTCCATCCATGATGCGGATCTGATCATTAAGGAGCTGTTGGAGCGGGAAAAGGATATCATCCCGAGCTATTGGTATGAGTAG
- a CDS encoding dihydrofolate reductase — protein MTVSYMFAMDEARGLGYQNRMPWYLPADFAYFKQTTLEHTVLMGRKTFDSLGGKSLPRRRNVILTRDKSFEAPGCETVTSPEDAVKPYRPGGEQADEELFVIGGAEIFSLLMPYADRMYITEIHHTFEVDTYFPELDRTEWKEVSRTKGPKDERNPYDYEFVIYERAAN, from the coding sequence ATGACGGTTTCTTATATGTTCGCAATGGATGAAGCCCGGGGGCTGGGGTACCAGAATAGGATGCCCTGGTATTTGCCGGCCGATTTTGCCTATTTTAAGCAGACCACCCTGGAGCATACGGTGCTCATGGGACGCAAAACCTTCGATTCGCTGGGAGGCAAATCGCTTCCGCGGCGCCGCAACGTGATTCTCACAAGGGACAAGTCCTTCGAGGCACCGGGCTGTGAGACCGTAACGTCTCCAGAGGATGCGGTGAAGCCGTACCGCCCCGGAGGAGAACAAGCGGACGAGGAGCTGTTCGTTATCGGCGGAGCGGAGATTTTCTCCCTGCTGATGCCGTACGCCGACCGCATGTACATCACGGAGATTCACCATACATTCGAGGTGGACACTTACTTCCCGGAGCTTGACCGGACGGAGTGGAAGGAAGTGTCCCGCACGAAAGGGCCCAAGGATGAGAGGAACCCTTACGATTATGAATTTGTCATCTACGAACGGGCGGCGAACTAG
- a CDS encoding UDP-glucose dehydrogenase family protein yields the protein MQKIAVVGTGYVGLVTGTCLSDFGLETICVDIDETKIKRLKEGHIPIYEPGLEEMVTRNIQYRRLEFTTDIQSAVEQAEVIFIAVGTPAREDGSADLKYVLTVAEQIARSMNGYKVIVNKSTVPVGTGQKVKEVVQQVLDETGKSFEFDVVSNPEFLREGNALHDFTHPDKVVVGTESQRAKDIMKQVYRVLYLNETPFIFTNIETAEMIKYANNAFLAVKISFINEIANLCEKVGANVQQLAQAIGKDGRIGSKFLHAGPGYGGSCFPKDTLALAHIGQAYDSPMRLVETTIEVNERQKLNMVEKIETAYEGGLAGRKLAILGLTFKPKTDDMRDAPSLTIIRELEKRGVSFRVYDPAGMEEGRWRLEGVRGIEFCTDEYSAMEGCDGVVIVTEWHQFRNLDLKRVQELLVSPNFFDLRNIYDKAEMANQGFAYYGVGV from the coding sequence ATGCAAAAGATTGCTGTGGTAGGGACCGGTTATGTAGGTCTTGTTACCGGTACATGCTTGTCTGACTTCGGTCTTGAGACCATTTGCGTCGATATTGACGAGACGAAGATCAAGAGGCTCAAGGAAGGCCATATACCTATCTATGAACCGGGTCTTGAGGAAATGGTAACGCGCAATATTCAGTACCGCCGTCTTGAATTTACGACGGATATTCAGTCCGCGGTAGAGCAGGCCGAGGTCATTTTCATTGCCGTCGGGACGCCGGCGCGGGAAGACGGAAGCGCCGATCTCAAATATGTGCTCACCGTAGCCGAGCAGATTGCCCGCAGCATGAACGGCTACAAGGTGATCGTAAATAAGAGCACCGTACCGGTCGGCACGGGCCAGAAGGTCAAAGAAGTGGTCCAGCAGGTGCTGGATGAAACCGGCAAGTCCTTCGAATTCGACGTGGTCTCGAACCCTGAGTTTCTGCGTGAGGGCAATGCGCTGCATGACTTCACGCACCCGGACAAAGTCGTGGTGGGCACGGAGTCGCAGCGGGCGAAGGATATCATGAAGCAGGTATACCGCGTGCTGTACCTGAACGAGACGCCGTTTATTTTCACCAATATCGAAACGGCCGAGATGATCAAGTACGCGAACAACGCCTTCCTGGCCGTCAAGATCTCGTTCATCAACGAAATCGCCAACCTGTGCGAGAAGGTCGGTGCGAATGTGCAGCAGCTCGCTCAGGCGATCGGGAAGGACGGAAGGATCGGCTCCAAGTTTCTGCACGCGGGTCCGGGCTACGGCGGAAGCTGCTTCCCCAAGGATACGCTGGCACTGGCGCATATCGGGCAGGCATACGATTCGCCGATGCGTCTCGTGGAGACGACCATTGAGGTGAACGAGAGGCAGAAGCTGAACATGGTCGAGAAGATTGAGACCGCCTATGAAGGCGGACTGGCCGGCAGGAAGCTGGCGATCCTCGGGCTGACCTTCAAGCCGAAGACCGACGATATGAGGGACGCTCCTTCGCTTACCATCATCAGAGAGCTCGAGAAGCGCGGCGTCTCCTTCCGGGTGTATGATCCCGCAGGAATGGAAGAGGGCCGATGGAGACTCGAAGGAGTCCGCGGCATAGAGTTCTGCACGGATGAATACTCGGCCATGGAGGGCTGTGACGGAGTCGTCATCGTAACGGAGTGGCATCAATTCCGGAATCTGGATCTGAAGCGGGTGCAGGAGCTGCTGGTCAGCCCCAACTTCTTCGATCTTCGCAACATATACGATAAGGCCGAAATGGCGAACCAAGGATTCGCGTACTACGGTGTCGGTGTTTAA
- a CDS encoding DUF1572 family protein → MGEAQELGKVMLEESIQAFRSMKALGDRTLAQLEDVQFGEALDPESNSMEVLIRHMHGNMVSRWTDFLTTDGEKPDRDRDGEFEGAGAGREELLALWEAGWAVVFGTLESLQPADLLRTVTIRGEAHTVVKAIQRQVSHYGYHVGQMVFLGKHLRSESWQTLSIARGQSRAFRPGT, encoded by the coding sequence ATGGGAGAAGCGCAAGAACTGGGAAAGGTCATGCTGGAAGAATCGATCCAGGCATTCCGGAGCATGAAAGCGCTGGGAGACCGGACGCTGGCCCAGCTTGAGGACGTACAATTCGGGGAAGCGCTGGATCCGGAATCGAACTCCATGGAAGTTCTGATCCGGCATATGCACGGCAATATGGTCTCCCGCTGGACCGACTTTCTCACCACGGACGGGGAGAAGCCGGACCGCGACCGTGACGGCGAGTTCGAAGGAGCGGGAGCCGGCCGGGAAGAGCTGCTGGCCTTGTGGGAAGCGGGCTGGGCCGTGGTGTTCGGCACCTTGGAGTCGCTGCAGCCGGCCGATCTGCTGCGGACCGTCACGATCCGGGGCGAGGCCCACACCGTCGTGAAGGCGATCCAGCGCCAGGTGTCCCACTATGGCTACCACGTGGGGCAGATGGTGTTTCTCGGCAAGCACCTGCGCAGCGAGAGCTGGCAGACCTTGAGTATTGCGAGAGGCCAATCCCGCGCTTTCCGGCCGGGGACGTGA